TGGAGGCCTCCATCGAGGAGGTGCTACACACGCTGGTGGAGGCCATCGCGCTGGTGGTGCTCGTGGTCTTCATTTTCCTGCATGGCTGGCGCAGCGTGCTCATCGTCGCGCTGACGCTGCCGGTGTCCCTGGTGGGCGCCTTCGCGTTCGTGTCCCTGTTTGGCTTCTCGCTCAACACGCTCACGCTGTTCGGCCTGACGCTGGCCACGGGACTGGTGGTGGACGACGCCATCGTCGTCATCGAGAACGTCGAGCGCGTCATGGAACAGGAGCGCCTGAACGCGCGCGAGGCCACGGCCAAGGGCATGCGCCAGGTGGCCAGCGCCGTGGTGGCCATCGCGCTGGTGCTCTCGGCGGTGTTCGTGCCGGTGGCCTTCTTCCCGGGCACCACGGGCGCCATCTACCGGCAGTTCGCGCTCACGCTCGCCTTCTCCATCGCCCTGTCGGCGCTGTGCGCGCTCACCCTCTCGCCGGCCATGTGCGCCCGGCTGCTGCGCCCCACCCATGGCACCAAGTGGCGGGTGTTCCGCTGGGTGGATGATGGGGTGAACGCCATGCGCCGGGGCTACGACTGGCTGCTGCGGAAGCTGCTCGGCCGGTTGCGCTGGGTGGTCGCCGGGGTGTTCGTCCTGCTCGTGGGGCTCACGGCCCTGGTGTACAAGGTCACGCCCACCGGCTTCATCCCCGAGGAGGACCAGGGCTACTTCATCGTCTCCGTGCAGGGCCCCGAGGGCACCTCGCTGGAGTACACGCGGGACATTCTCCTGCAGACCGAGGAGGTGCTGCGGAAGCAGCCCGAGGTGGGGGCCCTCTTCACCATCGGCGGCTACTCGTTCCAGGGCAACGGGCCCAACTACGGCACGTTCTACGTCAGCCTCAAGCCCTGGTCCGAGCGCGAGAAGGACGAGAGCAGCGTGGCGGGCCTGGTGGAGCGGCTGCGCGGCCCGCTGGGCGCCATCAGCGGCGCGCGCGTGCTGCCCTTCCAGCCGCCGGCCATCCGCGGCGTGGGCAGCGTGGGCGGCTTCCAGTTCATCCTGGAGGACCAGCAGGGCGAGCGCTCCCTGGAGGAGCTGGCCCAGGTCACCAAGCAGCTGTCGGGGGCGGCCAACCAGTCGGAGGCGCTGCGCGGCGTGTTCTCCACGTTCACGGCGGACACGCCGCTCCTGGACGTGAAGGTGGACCGCGAGAAGGCCAAGTCCCTGGGCATCTCGCTGGACAGCCTGTTCTCCACGCTCCAGGTGTACCTGGGCAGCCAGTACGTGAATGACTTCTCCTTCGCCAACCGGGTGTACCGCGTCTACGTGCAGGCGGCGGTGCCCTTCCGGGACGAGCCCAAGGACATCGGCTCCTTCTACGTGCGCGCCGGCGACGGCAGCATGGTGCCGCTGGACAGCCTGGTGACCATCAACCCCGTCACCAGCGCGCAGACCATCCGCCACTACAACCTGTTCCGGTCCGCCGAGGTCAACGGCCAGCAGGCGCCGGGCGTCAGCACGGGCGAGGCCCTGAACGCGATGGAGGAGGTTTCCAAGAAGACGCTGCCGCCCGGCTACACCTACGAGTGGACGGGCATCTCGCTGGAGCAGAAGCAGGCCGGTGGCCAGGTGCTGCTCATCTTCGCCTTGGGCATCGTGTTCGTGTTCCTGGTGCTGGCGGCGCAGTTCGAGAGCTACGCGCTGCCGATGGTCGTCATCCTCTCGGTGCCGGTGGCCATCCTGGGGGCGCTGGGGCTGCAGAACCTGCGCGGGCTGCCCAACGACGTGTTCTGCCAGGTGGGCCTGGTGATGCTGGTGGGCCTTGCCAGCAAGAACGCCATCCTCATCGTGGAGTTCGCCGAGCAGCTGCGCGGCGAGGGCAAGTCCGTCGTGGACGCGGCGGTGCAGGCCGCGGAGACGCGGCTGCGCCCCATCCTGATGACCTCCATCGCGTTCCTGCTGGGCGTGCTGCCGCTGGTGCTGGCCTCGGGCGCGGGCGCCGCGGCCCGCAAGTCCCTGGGCACGGCGGTGTTCGGCGGCATGTTCCTGTCCACCTTCATCAACCTCATCTTCATTCCCGTGCTGTACGTGCTGGTGGAAGCCGGGCGCGAGCGGGTCCTGAAGCGCCGCAAGAAGGAGCAGCCCACGGGCCCCGCGCCCACCCCGCAGGAGGCCTGAGCCGGGCCCCCCTCCAGGTGAAAAAGGACGAGGCCGCGGGGCACCCGGAGATACCGGATGCGTCCGCGGCCTCGGCCATTCAGGCACTCACTTCATGCTGTCCTTGAGACGCTTGCCCTCGGTGATGTGGCCCATCACGAGGGAGTCCGTCTTGGCGATGAGGCTGGCGAAGGCGGGATCCGTCTCGAACTTCTTCTCCCCCTTGCCCAGCATCTTCTTGCCCTTCTCCTGGTCATCGATGACGCGCGAGAGGAACTCCTTGTCGAAGGCCATGCCCTCCTTCTCGCCGAGCTTGTCCAGCTCCTTCTGGGCGTCCAGGGTCCGCTTGTCCATGTGCTTGCCGGCCTTCTTCATCTCCTCGCCGTACGCCATGT
Above is a window of Stigmatella erecta DNA encoding:
- a CDS encoding efflux RND transporter permease subunit — encoded protein: MFTDFFIRRPVFATVLSIIIVLVGAISIPSLPVAQYPNLALPQVTVQATYLGASAEVVESAVTTVLERELNGLEGMRYISSSSTNDGTSQITLTFEPSRDVDLAAVDVQNRVSTASARLPAEVNAVGITINKAQTQLLITFGLFDPEGRYEREFLSNYADVYIRDSLRRVPGVGDVRIFGERRFAMRLWLDPSKLAARGLTTQDVVAALREQNFQVAAGQVGQPPSPPDQSYQLSVRVQGRLNEPAEFGNLIIQRGASGELVRLKDVGNAELGAENYGQLLRFNGRDAVGLGIFQLPDANALDVRESVVKELERLKDRFPPGMKYEVATDTTLAVEASIEEVLHTLVEAIALVVLVVFIFLHGWRSVLIVALTLPVSLVGAFAFVSLFGFSLNTLTLFGLTLATGLVVDDAIVVIENVERVMEQERLNAREATAKGMRQVASAVVAIALVLSAVFVPVAFFPGTTGAIYRQFALTLAFSIALSALCALTLSPAMCARLLRPTHGTKWRVFRWVDDGVNAMRRGYDWLLRKLLGRLRWVVAGVFVLLVGLTALVYKVTPTGFIPEEDQGYFIVSVQGPEGTSLEYTRDILLQTEEVLRKQPEVGALFTIGGYSFQGNGPNYGTFYVSLKPWSEREKDESSVAGLVERLRGPLGAISGARVLPFQPPAIRGVGSVGGFQFILEDQQGERSLEELAQVTKQLSGAANQSEALRGVFSTFTADTPLLDVKVDREKAKSLGISLDSLFSTLQVYLGSQYVNDFSFANRVYRVYVQAAVPFRDEPKDIGSFYVRAGDGSMVPLDSLVTINPVTSAQTIRHYNLFRSAEVNGQQAPGVSTGEALNAMEEVSKKTLPPGYTYEWTGISLEQKQAGGQVLLIFALGIVFVFLVLAAQFESYALPMVVILSVPVAILGALGLQNLRGLPNDVFCQVGLVMLVGLASKNAILIVEFAEQLRGEGKSVVDAAVQAAETRLRPILMTSIAFLLGVLPLVLASGAGAAARKSLGTAVFGGMFLSTFINLIFIPVLYVLVEAGRERVLKRRKKEQPTGPAPTPQEA